A stretch of DNA from Streptomyces xanthii:
CCAGCGAGAACGACAGGTTCCGTACGGCCCGCACGGCGCCGAACGATATGGACAGGTCCTTGACCTCGATCAGGCTCATGCGAGCACCACCCTTCGGTCGGCCAGTGCGTGGAACACGTCCGCGAGGGCGCCCGCGAGGACGACGAAGAACCCGGTGACCAGCACCAGACCCACGACGACCGGAAGGTCCACGGTGCGGACCGCGTCGACCAGTTCGCGCCCCACACCCGGGATGCCGAACAGCGACTCCGTCAGCAGCGCGCCGCCGAACATCGAGCCGATGTCCAGCGCGCCGAGCGCGATCACCGGAGCGAGCGCGCCGCGCAGGGCGTGCCGCCCGACCAGCGTCCGCTCGGGCACCCCGTACGCCCGGAACGTGCGCACGTGGTCCTCGGCGAGCGTCTCCAGCATGGAGGCGCGGGTCATCCGCGCGTACGGCGCGGCCGACACCAGCGCCAGCGAGACCCACGGCAGCAGCAGGTTCCACGCCCACTGCTCGGGATCGTCGGTGAACGGCACGTAGTCCGGGAACGGCAGCACCTGAAGCGCCGTCACCAGCACGATGATCAGCAGCAGTCCGATGACGAACACCGGCGTGGCCATGCCCGCGAGCGTGATCCAGGTGAGGATCCGCTCGGTCGGCCGGCCGCGCCGCCACACCGACAGCAGACCCGTGCCCACGCCGAGCACGACCCACAGCAGGGACGCGCCGACGACGAGCGAGGCCGTCGCGGGCAGCTTCGCCAGGATCAGCCCCGTGACCTGCTGGTCGCTCTGGTACGAGAGCCCGAGGCAGGGCGCCGGGCAGTGCAGCACACCGGTGCCGGTCGAGAAGTCCTGCCCGGTGAACAGGGCCTGGAGGAAGTGCGCGTAGCGCACGTACAAGGGATCGTCCAGCTTCAGCTGCGCGCTGACCTGCGCCACCTGCGCGGGGGAGCAGCGCGGCCCGCACGCGATCTGCGCGACGTCGCCCGGGACCACGTAGAAGGCCGCGTACACGACGACGCTCAGGGCGAACAGGACGAAGACGGCGCCGCCCGCGCGGCGGATCAGAAAGCCCGTCATGCGCCGGCCTCCTTCTCGGCATCGTGCCGGGTCTCCTGCTTGCGGCCGGTGCCGACCCGCAGCCGGGACTCGGCCCGCGGGTCGAGCGCCGTGCGTACGCCCTCGCCGAGGACGGTCAGCGCCAGCACGGTGACGAACAGCAGGAGCGCGGGGATCAGCAGATACGTGGGGGCCGCCTGGTACCAGGTGTCGGCGTCGCTGAGCATCTGCCCCCACGACGGGGTCGGCGGCTTGATGCCGACACCGAGGAAGGACAGCGCCGCCTCGACCACGATGTTCCCCGGGAACAGCAGGACCGCGTACGTGATGACGGGCGCGGCCAGCGCGGGCAGCAGCTCCCGCCGGGCCACCTGCCACCGGCCCCAGCCGCTGAGCCGGGCCGCCGCCACGTGGTCCAGCGACTTGAGGGCCAGGGTCTGCGCCCGCACGATCTTGGACGTGCCGGCCCAGCCGACCAGTCCGATGATGACGGCGATCAGCACGGGACGCGGGAAGCCGGCCGGGACGACGGCGAGCGCGCCGAGCGCCACCACCATCACCGGCAGCGCGACGACCACGTCCGTGACCCGGCTGAGCGCCTGGTCGACGAACCGGTTGCCGAGCCCCGCGGCCAGGCCGATCGCCACGCCGAGCAGCACCTGGAGGACCGTCGCGGCGAGCGCGACGCCCAGCGACACCCGCGCGCCGTACACGACCCGGGCGAACAGGTCGCGTCCGGTGAGGGGTTCGACGCCGAGCCAGTGGTCGGCGCTCGCCCCGCCGAACGAACCGAGCGGCACACCGCCGGTCGCCGAGTCGACGAGGTCCGGGTGGTACGTGGTGGGGTCCTGCCCCTCGACAGCGGTGAGCAGCGGCGCCGCCAGCGCGATGAGGACCAGGAACGCGACGACGCCGCCGGCGACGAGCGCGGAACGCCTGGCCCGCAGCCGCCGCCAGAAGGGGCGGCCCCCGGGGGCGGGGGCCGCCGCGACGGCCCCCGCCCCCTCGGCCGCGTCACCGGACGCGGTGACTTCGGTGAACAGTGCTTCCGCCATGGCTACTTGACCGCGACCTGTGACACGTCGAGCACACCGGTCCAGTCACTGATCACGATGTTCTTGACGGACTCGCCGTACAGCCGCTTGTAGACCGGGTGGAACAGCGGCACGGTGAGCGCCTGCTCGCCGACCTTCTTGTCGAGCGCGCCCCAGCGCTGCGCGGCGGCGCCCAGGTCGGTCAGCTTGTTGATCGCGTCGATCTCCTTGTTGACCGAAGAGTCGTCCAGCTGCGCCGAGTTGAAGTTGTAGCCGGACTTCACGATCTGCCGGCCGTCGAAGATCGGGGCGAAGAACGGGCCGCCGGACGGCCAGTCGGCACCCCAGCCGCTCAGGAAGAACCCGGGCTCGGACTTCACGCTGTGCACGGTCTCGGAGTAGTCGTTGTCCTCCAGGCCCTGGAGCCTGACCGTGATGCCGGCCTTCTTGAGCGCCTCCTGGAGCGCGGTCGCGATCTCGGGGCTCGTCGCGAAGTCCTTCGCGTTGGAGTGCGTGAGCGTGACGGTCAGGCCCTTGGCGTAACCGGCCTCCTTCAGCAGCTCCTTGGCCTTCGCCGCGTTGCCGTTCTTCCCGGCCGGGAAGTGGTCGTAGGGCGTGTAGCCGAACGACTTCTGGTTCGGCAGGAAGGTCGTCGCGGCCTCGGCGAGGGAGGAGCCGCCCGCCGCGTTCACGACGGAGGAGCGGTCCACGGCGTACGAGATCGCCTGGCGCACCTTCGGGTTGTCGAACGGCTTCACCTTCGGGTTGAAGGCGATGTAGTTCGTGTAGCCGAAGTGGCCCGTGCCGACGCGCGCGGCGAGGTCCTTGTCGCCGGACACCTTGGCGAGCTCGGCCGGGCCGAGGTTGGTGTCGGTCGTGACGGCGGCGGCGTCGGCGCCGCGCGAGGCGGACAGCCGCTGGTTGATGACGGCGGAGTCGAGACCGGAGCGGACGTCGATCCGGTCGGGGTACGCCTTGCGCTCCTCGTCGGTCGCCGCCGACCAGTGCGTGTTGCGCGCCAGGACGAGCCGCTCGCCGTCGCCCTCGTTCTTCACGACCTTGTACGGGCCCGAGGAGAGGGGGTGCTGTTCGTACTTGGTGCCCTTGTCCTTCTTCTGCGGCACCGGCGTCGTCTGGGTCTGCGTGGCCAGGAAGGGGAACTCGCCCTCGGGCTTGTTCAGGTGGAAGACGATGGTCCGCTCGTCGGGCGTCTCGATCGAGTCGAGGCCCTTCTTGTCCTTGTACGGGCCCTCGTAGTCGGCGCCGCCGATCAGCCAGTCCCGCAGGTACGGCGCGCCGCCGGACAGTTCGGCGGCGAAGGAGCGCTCGATGCCGTACTTGATGTCGGCGCTCGTGATCGGGCTGCCGTCCTCGTACTTGAGGCCCTTCTTGAGGGTGTACGTCCAGACCGTGGCGTTCTTGCTGGGCGTGCCGAGGTCGGTCGCGAGGTCCGGGACGACCTTCGCGCCGGCCGCGCCGTCCTCGCGGTTGCGGGTGGTGAGCGTGCGGAAGACGAGCGAGGGGATGTTGCCGCCGCCCGAGGTGTAGAGGCGCGCGGGGTCGAAGTCCTCCTGCGGGCTACTGTTCAGGACGGTGAGCGTGCCGCCCTTGTGGGGCGTGCCCGCGGCGCCGGCGGAACCGCCCTTGCTCTCCTGGGGGCCGCAGGCCGCGGCACCCGCACCCACGACGAGCACGGCTGCGGCCGCGGCCAGGCGGCGGGACTTGACGGACGGTTGACGCATCGGAGGACGGCCTCTCTGAGGACTACTGCGGAACGGATCGAGGGGAACCGCGCAGGCAGCGAGAGGGGCGCACGAACACGACCGTGTCGACTCGTCGACACGGCGGAAGGCCGGAAGGTCGACGAGCGAGGGTACGGAGGGGAGCGCCGGGAACTGTCACGCCTGCGGGCGGAGTACGCACGGGTGCGCGCCGGAAACGGGAACCGTCCGGGCCGGACGGCCCGCGCGCACGTCTGCAGACGTCAGCAACAGTGAATGTCGGAGACGCTGTGCCGGGTCACGCCGATGAGCGCCAGCTCGATGGCGGCGCTCTCCAGGGTGACGGGGCTGCGTGACATGGACAGGAATATGAAGCAGATGATCAGGAGATGTCAACGCGA
This window harbors:
- a CDS encoding ABC transporter permease, yielding MTGFLIRRAGGAVFVLFALSVVVYAAFYVVPGDVAQIACGPRCSPAQVAQVSAQLKLDDPLYVRYAHFLQALFTGQDFSTGTGVLHCPAPCLGLSYQSDQQVTGLILAKLPATASLVVGASLLWVVLGVGTGLLSVWRRGRPTERILTWITLAGMATPVFVIGLLLIIVLVTALQVLPFPDYVPFTDDPEQWAWNLLLPWVSLALVSAAPYARMTRASMLETLAEDHVRTFRAYGVPERTLVGRHALRGALAPVIALGALDIGSMFGGALLTESLFGIPGVGRELVDAVRTVDLPVVVGLVLVTGFFVVLAGALADVFHALADRRVVLA
- a CDS encoding ABC transporter permease, translated to MAEALFTEVTASGDAAEGAGAVAAAPAPGGRPFWRRLRARRSALVAGGVVAFLVLIALAAPLLTAVEGQDPTTYHPDLVDSATGGVPLGSFGGASADHWLGVEPLTGRDLFARVVYGARVSLGVALAATVLQVLLGVAIGLAAGLGNRFVDQALSRVTDVVVALPVMVVALGALAVVPAGFPRPVLIAVIIGLVGWAGTSKIVRAQTLALKSLDHVAAARLSGWGRWQVARRELLPALAAPVITYAVLLFPGNIVVEAALSFLGVGIKPPTPSWGQMLSDADTWYQAAPTYLLIPALLLFVTVLALTVLGEGVRTALDPRAESRLRVGTGRKQETRHDAEKEAGA
- a CDS encoding ABC transporter substrate-binding protein; its protein translation is MRQPSVKSRRLAAAAAVLVVGAGAAACGPQESKGGSAGAAGTPHKGGTLTVLNSSPQEDFDPARLYTSGGGNIPSLVFRTLTTRNREDGAAGAKVVPDLATDLGTPSKNATVWTYTLKKGLKYEDGSPITSADIKYGIERSFAAELSGGAPYLRDWLIGGADYEGPYKDKKGLDSIETPDERTIVFHLNKPEGEFPFLATQTQTTPVPQKKDKGTKYEQHPLSSGPYKVVKNEGDGERLVLARNTHWSAATDEERKAYPDRIDVRSGLDSAVINQRLSASRGADAAAVTTDTNLGPAELAKVSGDKDLAARVGTGHFGYTNYIAFNPKVKPFDNPKVRQAISYAVDRSSVVNAAGGSSLAEAATTFLPNQKSFGYTPYDHFPAGKNGNAAKAKELLKEAGYAKGLTVTLTHSNAKDFATSPEIATALQEALKKAGITVRLQGLEDNDYSETVHSVKSEPGFFLSGWGADWPSGGPFFAPIFDGRQIVKSGYNFNSAQLDDSSVNKEIDAINKLTDLGAAAQRWGALDKKVGEQALTVPLFHPVYKRLYGESVKNIVISDWTGVLDVSQVAVK
- a CDS encoding Ms4533A family Cys-rich leader peptide; this translates as MSRSPVTLESAAIELALIGVTRHSVSDIHCC